One Streptomyces lincolnensis genomic region harbors:
- a CDS encoding isoprenyl transferase, whose translation MNLRDTLRGLLVRLYARRVEGHLDHAQVPKHIGVVMDGNRRWAKAAGSTTAQGHRAGADKIEEFLGWCTETDVEVVTLWLFSTDNFDRPQEELVPLFGIIEDVVRSLAADGRWRVHHVGALDLLPHGMQRTIKEAEEATATTDGILVNVAIGYGGRQEIADAVRSMILDAADKGSSMEELAEAVDVETIGRHLYTGDQPDPDLVIRTSGEQRLSGFMLWQTAHSEYYFCEVFWPAFRKVDFLRALRDYAARHRRYGG comes from the coding sequence ACTGCGCGGCCTGCTCGTCAGGCTGTACGCACGCCGGGTGGAAGGTCACCTGGACCACGCCCAGGTGCCCAAACACATCGGCGTCGTCATGGACGGCAACCGACGCTGGGCCAAGGCCGCGGGTTCCACGACCGCCCAGGGTCACCGTGCCGGTGCGGACAAGATCGAGGAGTTCCTCGGCTGGTGCACCGAGACGGACGTCGAGGTCGTCACCCTCTGGCTGTTCTCCACCGACAACTTCGACCGCCCGCAGGAAGAGCTCGTACCGCTCTTCGGGATCATCGAGGACGTCGTCCGCTCCCTCGCCGCCGACGGCCGCTGGCGCGTCCACCACGTCGGCGCGCTGGATCTGCTGCCGCACGGCATGCAGCGGACCATCAAGGAGGCCGAGGAGGCCACCGCCACCACCGACGGGATACTGGTCAACGTCGCCATCGGCTACGGCGGCCGCCAGGAGATCGCCGACGCGGTCCGCTCGATGATCCTCGACGCCGCCGACAAGGGCAGCTCGATGGAGGAGCTCGCCGAGGCCGTCGACGTCGAGACGATCGGCCGTCACCTCTACACCGGCGACCAGCCCGACCCCGACCTGGTGATCCGCACCAGCGGCGAGCAGCGGCTGTCCGGATTCATGCTGTGGCAGACCGCCCACTCGGAGTACTACTTCTGCGAGGTCTTCTGGCCGGCCTTCCGCAAGGTCGACTTCCTGCGCGCCCTGCGTGACTACGCGGCCCGTCACCGCCGCTACGGCGGCTGA
- a CDS encoding PhoH family protein, whose product MVTSTKRHKPDRRTYVLDTSVLLSDPNALNRFDEHEVVLPIVVVTELEAKRHHPELGYFARQALRLLDDFRVRHGRLDAPIPIGDLGGTVRVELNHSDPSVLPSGYRLGDNDSRILAVARNLQAEGYDVTVVSKDLPLRIKASSVGLLAEEYRAELAITGSSGWTGMSELTLPGEQVDILFEEGHVYVPEAADLPVHTGLTIHSERGKALGRVSPDGNIRLVRGDREAFGIKGRSAEQRIALDLLLDPEVGIVSMGGRAGTGKSALALCAGLEAVLERRQHKKVMVFRPLYAVGGQELGYLPGSESEKMSPWAQAVFDTLSAVTSREVIEEVTARGMLEVLPLTHIRGRSLHDAFVIVDEAQSLERNVLLTVLSRIGANSRVVLTHDVAQRDNLRVGRYDGVVAVVEKLKGHPLFAHVTLTRSERSQIAALVTEMLEDGQI is encoded by the coding sequence GTGGTGACCAGCACAAAGCGCCACAAGCCTGACCGGCGCACTTATGTCCTCGACACCAGTGTTCTGCTGTCGGACCCCAATGCCCTGAACCGCTTCGACGAGCACGAGGTCGTGCTCCCCATCGTCGTGGTGACGGAACTGGAGGCCAAGCGGCACCATCCCGAACTCGGCTACTTCGCCAGGCAGGCCCTGCGCCTGCTCGACGACTTCCGGGTCCGGCACGGCCGTCTCGACGCCCCCATCCCGATCGGGGACCTCGGCGGAACCGTTCGTGTCGAGCTCAACCACTCGGACCCCAGCGTGCTGCCCAGCGGCTACCGCCTGGGGGACAACGACTCCCGCATTCTCGCGGTGGCCCGCAATCTTCAGGCCGAGGGATACGACGTCACCGTCGTCTCGAAGGATCTCCCGCTCAGGATCAAGGCGTCCTCGGTCGGTCTCCTCGCCGAGGAGTACCGGGCGGAGCTCGCCATCACGGGCTCCTCCGGCTGGACCGGGATGTCCGAACTGACCCTGCCGGGCGAGCAGGTGGACATCCTCTTCGAGGAAGGGCACGTCTACGTCCCCGAGGCCGCCGACCTGCCGGTGCACACCGGTCTGACGATCCACTCCGAGCGCGGCAAGGCGCTCGGCCGTGTCTCGCCGGACGGCAACATCCGGCTGGTGCGCGGGGATCGCGAGGCGTTCGGCATCAAGGGCCGCAGCGCGGAGCAGCGCATCGCGCTGGATCTGCTCCTCGACCCGGAGGTCGGCATCGTCTCCATGGGCGGCCGGGCCGGCACCGGCAAGTCGGCGCTCGCGCTGTGCGCGGGTCTGGAGGCCGTGCTGGAGCGACGCCAGCACAAGAAGGTGATGGTCTTCCGGCCGCTGTACGCGGTGGGCGGGCAGGAGCTCGGCTATCTGCCCGGCTCCGAGTCCGAGAAGATGAGCCCCTGGGCACAGGCGGTCTTCGACACGCTCTCCGCGGTCACCAGCCGCGAGGTCATCGAGGAGGTCACCGCACGCGGGATGCTCGAAGTCCTTCCGCTCACCCACATCCGCGGCCGCTCCCTCCACGACGCGTTCGTGATCGTGGACGAGGCGCAGTCCCTCGAACGGAATGTCCTTCTCACCGTTCTGTCCCGAATCGGCGCCAATTCACGAGTGGTTCTCACTCATGACGTGGCCCAGCGGGACAACCTGAGGGTCGGCCGCTACGACGGTGTCGTCGCCGTGGTGGAGAAGCTGAAGGGCCATCCCCTCTTTGCCCACGTCACGTTGACGAGGTCCGAGAGGTCCCAGATCGCGGCCCTTGTGACCGAAATGCTCGAAGACGGGCAGATCTGA